The Manihot esculenta cultivar AM560-2 chromosome 17, M.esculenta_v8, whole genome shotgun sequence genome contains the following window.
TATTAGACCATTTGTCATTatccttattaaaaaaaattacaattatcaGGTTCCAATTGCtgattattttatagaaaacaGTAAATTATCCATACTGATTTCTgtattttcttgtttttgttcaatagcctttttttttcctataaAAAAATAGTAGAGAAAAGAGGGTTTGCTTTTAGTTTGGACTTTGGAGTCTAACATGCCGAGGGAAGAATACAaacatgcatgttttatggaggTTCAGACCACAAGACTAGACATTGTCAAAATGTGAAAAACCATTCTTGAAAGAACTTCAcctagatttttttttcattaacagAAGCTGTTCACAAGTAGCGATTTTCCTAGCCTTTAAAGTACAAAGTCAACAGACAATCTCTCCTTTTTCGGAAGACAATTCCATAATTTAAAGTCATCGATGCTTTTCAGGAAAATGGTCAAGGAAATCCCAAATTTTATCCTGTTTTTGTAGTAATcctgaacttttattttattactctGTTAACGACAGAGTACAATTACATTGTTGTCAATAGTTTAGGATGCAGTTAATTACAAAAAAGCGTTCAGGGTGAAATTATAAACAGAGTGAAATTTGGGATTTTTTTTTGTCCATTTGTATATTAAAAGatggaaataataattttgaaattttcttgTGAAAACATTATTTTTTGCAAACCTTTCTTTTATTCTCTCCAAATTGGAGAAAAATAGTAAGATAAACAGAACATacatttcttttcctttctctttttattttccttctttcccaaatatgaaattaaatgcatattcctctttatttttctcaagTTATTTGCTGATGAAATGTAATGCAAACAACAGGTGCTTACCCTTGCTTTGAAAgcgcaaaataattaaaagacttCTTCGTTTGAGttcaaatgaaaattttcttCTTGAATCCTTCTCTGccatcaatatttatttttcgcCACAACCTGTTGCTGAACTCTAAACCTTGAAGCATCTTCATACTTTTTGTTGAATTTTGTTAGAATTGATGAGATTTTCTTAATTTAAGGAGAATATTACTGCTTAATTTAGGGATAGTTATTTCCATAATTCAAGGGGTAGTCTCTTTACTTTATGCCTTATTTTATGGATATTTCTTGCAGCCTCTACATCAAGCCTTAATTTATAGATATTTCTTGCagctttttattataaatatttattatttattatgtaaaagaagaaaatattaatgaaaataaatgtaGTCTTTTGTGTTATTCCCCATCTCTTCCTTTCCTCCTCATCCTATTTTTGATTCTTAAAATTTGACAATGTATTAGAGCTTTAAATTTCTTTCTTCCCATTAAAAATTCTACTCTACTTCTTCATAGTTTCAGAGTTGGGTTTGAAGTCCCAACTCACTGTCTCTCTTCCGCTAATTTTTTATTGGGAAATTTCTAGGTATTTTGTGTTTCAATCATGGTGTCTCTGGTGTTTAAACATTCTGACTTGATGAAtctttctcttctctccatTTCAGCTAAGAGTTTTCAGTCCCAAAGCTTACTTCCTCGTTATGGGTTTGAGTCCCAAGTTATTTTCTTCCAAGTTCACATTCTTCGAAAAAGCCAGGGTAGTGAGTCTTTTCTTTGTTTACCATTTTTCTTCTATCTTCTATTCATCAAAGAAACACTATATCATAGTCTGAAAACATAGACCTAAGATGACTTCTCTCTGCCTCTCTCAGTCTCTCTGTTTCCAAGGGAAACAGTCTTACAAAGCTCTTCAGACCTTTTGTGAAGCTGTCTCCCTGCCCACCTAGGCAGGAGTCTGGACCACTAGAAGGGCAAGATCACTGCTAGAGTGCCATCACCAGAGAGGACCCTTATCTATATAATAGCTGTTTAtttggaaataaaataaaataaagggggTTTTGATTTCATAACTCCACTAATgagattttcttaattaaaggAGAATATTGCTCCTTAATTTGGGGGTAGTTATTTTCGTTATTCAAGGTATAGTTTAatctttactttattttttaatttatggatCCATTTCTTGCagctttttattataaatatgtaTTATGAATTGTGCACAAGAATAGGAGATTGATGAAAGTATAGTCTTTTGGGTTATTTCCCTTCTCTCCCTTCCCTCCTCCTCATCCTAATTTAGCTCttaaatttaacaaatttaaacaccttataattagatttttttaaacaagAACTTGGTCTCAACAACTTGTGATCCGGAGACTCATTGATTGAACTAAAGTCAGCAACTGATGATTTTTTGAAGAGGCTTCTTCACAATTTGTTGAATTCAAACACcacaaaaattatattttcatacagGGATTTGGTCTCAATTTCTTGAATATGCAAGAACAACAGAAGTACAGAACTTGAACTTGAATCCTTTCACACTAATATTGATTTCCTCTGACCTGTTTTTCTCATCGACCTATCGTTTTTGTGAACTGTAATGTCAAAAACACTTCGATATCGAAATCAAAATTAATGGCGAAaccatggttttaaatcgcgATCGCGGCCGCGTTCGCAGATAACGGAAACAGGTCTGTAACAGCCGTAACGTAACGGTAACGGCCTGGCGCTACGCaaatttttcaaatcaatttgcaaagttcataaaATGATAAGATATCAATAGATTTAATTCAGAACAATGTatacaaatatataataaacataaatatatcaaatatattACTATTTAGCTTAAATTAAATGCCATAAAGGAAATTACCAACCTCACTACCACCAAAAAGAACGTCGTGCAGGTTTTTGTTGGTCTTGACTTTGGCTCTCTGAGCTTTGATCATTAAGGTGATGCTGCTGATGTTGATAGTATTGTTGTGGATCAAAACTGAATAAAGAACCACCACCCATAATATCATTAGGATCACCATAAGTTGGCTGAGGGTATGATAAAGCTGACTCTGCTCCTGATAAGGGGTAATATGAATATGTAGGAGGATAATTTGTTGGATATGACACCCCTCTAAATTGGCCATGGAACCCATAATTTGATGAAGTATCTTCAGATGATGAGCTACCACCAGGTCCACCACCATACATAAAATTTGGATTATGCGTGCCAGCGTTGTATCCATAATTTAATGAATCAATTGACCCCTCCTCCTCATATGCAACATCCTTACCTCTTGTTTGGGATGTTTCAGCACCACCAGTACTAGAACTATGAGAGCCTCGTGATCTTTGATATGTACGCATTGGAGATGGTTCAGAAGCAATTCTAATTCCACTTTGTCTTTGACTAGGTGGATCTTGTGAACTACGACTACCACCTCCTTCAACTGTGGTTCCTCCTCCACCTTGATCACCAccaccatcatcatcatcactacTAGAGctggataaaataaaagaatcatCATCACCAGCAGTACCTTGTTGTCCTTGAGTTTGAGTTGTGATGGAGCATTACCCGCCTCTTCATCATCTAACCATGGATTTGGTTGCCCATCAAGCAATGAAGATTCCCTTTCCTCCAACCAAGAGTTTAACGGATCATCTTCTTCAAAAATATAATCCAAATTAATTGGATCGTAGCTCCTGTCTAACTCCTGTTGGCTCTTTCTTGTCACATTTCTGATTTTCAGCCTCATGTTGTAGTGCACAAAGACAAGTGCATGTAATTTTTGATACTTCAATCTGTTTCTTGTCTTTGTGTGAATGAGAGAAAATGTACTCCAATTTCTCTCGCAGTTTGAAGCTGAAGTTGTTTGGCTCAGTACTTTAATAGCAATTTTTCTCAACTCAGGAGCACTTTCTCCATAATTAATCCACCACTCAGctgcaaaatattttaaaatttttattattttgatgaaCTTAGCTATATAAAAAGGAAcgaacaaaaataatttatacttattttataaaCTTAGTACCTGGATTAGTGAACTTAATTGCCTTTTGCGCCAAAGCTGTTCCAAAACTCTCTATTTTGTCCCGAAAAAGTAGGGCCTACATGTTCCAAATTCCAGTAAGTTAAC
Protein-coding sequences here:
- the LOC110605086 gene encoding uncharacterized protein LOC110605086, which encodes MGFIYEAMERAKLAIQKNCRSYLEYWRIIDHRWNFQLHHDLHAAGYFLNPQYQYGPHDIGNDNEIMLGLKNVIQRLEGDLVNQGKALNQALLFRDKIESFGTALAQKAIKFTNPAEWWINYGESAPELRKIAIKVLSQTTSASNCERNWSTFSLIHTKTRNRLKYQKLHALVFVHYNMRLKIRNVTRKSQQELDRSYDPINLDYIFEEDDPLNSWLEERESSLLDGQPNPWLDDEEAGNAPSQLKLKDNKVLLVMMILLFYPALVVMMMMVVVIKVEEEPQLKEVVVVVHKIHLVKDKVELELLLNHLQCVHIKDHEALIVLVLVVLKHPKQEVRMLHMRRRGQLIH